The following proteins are co-located in the Solanum pennellii chromosome 1, SPENNV200 genome:
- the LOC114074834 gene encoding uncharacterized protein LOC114074834, producing the protein MSFGKKGKISPWNIGPYRISDRVGNLAYKLELPPESVVINPVFHVSMLKKYMGDPSLIVPTENVGTNDHSLIVPTENVGTKGSLSYVMIRVQIFDHQVRKLRTKEVASVKMQVTRISIQRLVDPA; encoded by the exons ATGAgttttggtaagaaggggaaaattAGTCCCTGgaatattggaccttatagaatatcAGATAGAGTGGGCAATTTAGCTTATAAATTAGAGCTACCACCAGAATCAGTAGTGATTAATCCGGTATTCCACGtatccatgttgaagaagtacatgggtgatccttcattgatcgTACCAACTGAGAATGTTGGGACTAATGATCattcattgattgtaccaactgaGAATGTTGGGACTAAGGGTAGCTTATCATATGTAATGATTCGGGTTCAAATTTTTGATCatcaagttcgcaagttgaggactaaggaagttgcatcagtcaag atgcaggttaCCAGGATTAGCATCCAGCGCCTTGTTGATCCAGCATGA